The Edaphobacter flagellatus sequence CTCGGTAACGCTGGTGGCAAGCGGGCTGTCGACAAAGATGGGGATATCGGGAATGAGTTTTTCGTTGTGTAGTTCGTGCAACAGCATAACCAACTGCTGCGTGCGTTCCACGGCAAACGCAGGGACAATGAGGTGTCCGCCACGCGCCGCTACACGACGCACCAGCGCTGCCAGCTTCTGTTTTACGGGGCCGATCGGCTGATGGATACGGTTGCCGTAGGTGCTCTCCATGATCAGGTAATCGGCTGCGGGTGCAGTATCGGGATCCTGAATGATGGGAAGATTTTTGCGGCCCACATCGCCTGAAAACAGCAGGCGCGTCTTCTGGCCGTTCTCTACGGCTTCGAGCAATACGCAGGACGAGCCAAGCATGTGTCCCGCATTGAACGATGTCATGGTGAATCCGGCATCGGAAGTGGATCCGGTCAACAGCTTCGGGTCATGCAGCTTCACCGGCTGGAACTGACGAAGAACCTGCTCGGCATCTTCCGTCGTGTAGAGCGGTTCCATCGGTGCAGCACCTTCCGGCGCGCCGATCATACGGCGCTTGCCGCGCCTGCGATTCATGAAGTCGGCATCACCTTCCTGGATATGCGCGCTGTCTTTCAGCATGGGGTCGCACAGGTCGATCGTCGATGGCGTGGTGAAGATGGGCCCACGATAACCCTGCTTGATGAGGAACGGAAGATTGCCGCTATGGTCGATGTGCGCATGCGAGAGCACTACAGCGTCCAATGCACCATCTCCCTGCCCGGCGATCTGAGGCGTTGGCAGCGCGAGGTGCGAGTTGATATCGAGCGCCTGTGTGCGACTGCCCTGAAACGTGCCGCAATCCAGCAGAATGTTTCGTCCTGCGCACTCCAGATGGTGCGACGATCCTGTAACCGTCTGCGCAGCTCCCCAAAAGTGCAACCGAATCCCCATGCAGCTCTTCCCTCCCAGCTCTCGCACAACGAGCGAGAGCACACAAGCAATGAAGATATCTGGCGCGCCGCGCTTTGACAAATTTGTGCGGTAATTTCGATGTTGTCCTGAGCAAGCGTTGCATCTCGCTCCCTCGTCCCATACACTTGTTAAAGAAGTGGGCGGATAGCTCAGTTGGTTAGAGCGCCTGCCTTACAAGCAGGATGTCGGGGGTTCGAGTCCCTCTCTGCCCACCAACCATTTCTACCGAAGTCCCTTGCTCATGCCTTCCCGCCTCATCATCAATGCGGACGACTTCGGACTGACTCCTGGCATCAATCGCTCGATCATTGAACTTCATCAGGCCGGCGTGCTCACGTCGGCCACGCTGATGGCTACGGGCGCTGCCTTTGACGATGCCGTGGTGCTGGCTCGTGCAAATCCATCGCTCGGCGTTGGCTGCCATCTTGTGTTTACCGACGGAGCTCCGGCATCACCGCCTGAGCACATTCCTTCGCTTATCGGTCCCGACGGGAAAAACTTTCGGCCTTCACTGCTTCATTTTGTTCGTGCGCTTTTGAGCGGCCAGATACGCGAGGAAGATCTGGTGCGTGAGGCGTATGCGCAGATCGCACGGCTACAACAGGCGGGCATTCGCATCACGCACGTCGATACGCATAAACATACGCATCTCTTCCCCGCGGTTGCACGACCTCTGCTGAGCGTCCTGCAACAAGCATCCATTGGAGCGATACGCAATCCTTTTGAGCCGGATTTCACACAACGGCTGGCTCATGCCGACTTCAAACGCCGAATGCAAATCAATCTGCTGAATCGACTGCAGCCTTCCTTTACGCGACATCCACAGATTGAGAACCGCGCTGTCGTTACGACTGCCGGTACGGTTGGCGTCTCGGCGACGGGGAATCTCAACGCAGAAACTCTTGCCGAGATTCTGAACTCTCTGCCGGATGAGGGAAGCTTCGAGCTTGTGTGCCATCCCGGCTATAACGACCGCGATCTGGATCGCGTTACGACTCGCCTTCGCAGCCACCGTGAGGTGGAGATGAAGGCTCTCCTCGCTGCGATTCCTGAAAGACTTGCGCAACCTAATGCGCCCGCGCTCATCCACTTTGGTAGCCTTCAGCCTGCACATACGTAGGAGACCTGCGATGAAGATCGGTATCACCTGCTATCCCACTTACGGCGGCTCCGGTGTCGTCGCCACCGAGCTTGGTATTGAGCTGGCAGCGCGTGGCCACCAGATTCACTTCATCACCTCGTCGCAGCCCTTCCGCCTGACTGGGCGCGAAGCGAATATTCATTTTCACGAGGTCTCGGTTTCAACGTATCCGCTCTTCGAATATCCGCCTTACGATCTGGCGCTGGCGACACGCATGGCTGAGGTTGCCGACTTCTATTCGCTCGATCTACTGCATGTGCACTATGCGATTCCTCACTCGGTCAGCGCGCTGCTTGCCAGCCAGATGATCGCGACGCATACCATGGTTGCGCGGCGCAGGCGGCTGCCCTTTATCACCACACTTCACGGTACAGATATCACGCTGGTTGGCCTCGATCCGTCCTACCTTCCGATTACGCGCTTCAGCATTGAGCAGTCTCATGGCGTTACTGCGATCTCGTCGCATCTTGCGGATCGCACACGCGAGGCCTTTGGCGTAACGAACGAGATCGAGGTGATTCGCAACTTCGTCAACTGCGATCTGTACTCGCGCAAGCCGGAGCTTGTTGCCCAGATGCGGCCGCGCTTTGCGGCGGAGAATGAGCACCTTTTTGTACATCTCTCCAACTTCCGTCCGGTCAAACGGGTTCTGGATGTCGTCGAAGTCTTTGCCCGTGTCTCCCGTGTTTTGCCTGCACGTCTGATGCTGATTGGCGATGGACCAGATCGGAGCGCGGCGGAACAGCTTGCCCTGCGCTACGGCGTGCAGGACCGCATTCACTTTCTCGGCAAGCAGGACGAGGTTCACGATCTGCTTCCGCTTGCCGACCTGATGATTATGCCCAGCCAGATGGAATCGTTTGGGCTGGCCGCGCTTGAATCCATGGCATGCAGCGTTCCCGCCATTGCTACGCGTGTGGGCGGCGTACCAGAGCTGATTGATGATGGCGTGACGGGGCTACTGTTCGAGATTGGCGATGTCGATCGCATGGCAGAAGCTGCAATCGGGCTATTGCAGGACAAGCCGCGCCTGCAGGCCATGTCTGCTGCGGCGCGACGTACGGCACAGGACCGCTTCTGCACCACGCGCATCATTCCACTTTATGAGGACTATTACCGCCGCGTGCTGGAGCGCAACGCCTGACCGAACCTTCCGTCAGGATCGACCTTGCGCATGACGCCGTCCATCACATGCGTTGCGGCAGCAATAACCTCGCGGCCGCTTGCGGGCCATGTTGCTGAGCCTGC is a genomic window containing:
- a CDS encoding MBL fold metallo-hydrolase RNA specificity domain-containing protein; this translates as MGIRLHFWGAAQTVTGSSHHLECAGRNILLDCGTFQGSRTQALDINSHLALPTPQIAGQGDGALDAVVLSHAHIDHSGNLPFLIKQGYRGPIFTTPSTIDLCDPMLKDSAHIQEGDADFMNRRRGKRRMIGAPEGAAPMEPLYTTEDAEQVLRQFQPVKLHDPKLLTGSTSDAGFTMTSFNAGHMLGSSCVLLEAVENGQKTRLLFSGDVGRKNLPIIQDPDTAPAADYLIMESTYGNRIHQPIGPVKQKLAALVRRVAARGGHLIVPAFAVERTQQLVMLLHELHNEKLIPDIPIFVDSPLATSVTEVFRKHTEDWDQEITDFNHQAGGDPFSWDRLKYTRTVQESKALNDLHVPFMVMAASGMCEAGRILHHLKNGIDDPRNLILMTGYQAANTLGRKLVERQPEVNIFGEPMRVRAEVDSIGELSGHADQHELLDWMAPVVPTLKKVFLVHGEPLAQQALKEEIENRYKLEVFCPKRGDRFEVS
- a CDS encoding ChbG/HpnK family deacetylase, producing MPSRLIINADDFGLTPGINRSIIELHQAGVLTSATLMATGAAFDDAVVLARANPSLGVGCHLVFTDGAPASPPEHIPSLIGPDGKNFRPSLLHFVRALLSGQIREEDLVREAYAQIARLQQAGIRITHVDTHKHTHLFPAVARPLLSVLQQASIGAIRNPFEPDFTQRLAHADFKRRMQINLLNRLQPSFTRHPQIENRAVVTTAGTVGVSATGNLNAETLAEILNSLPDEGSFELVCHPGYNDRDLDRVTTRLRSHREVEMKALLAAIPERLAQPNAPALIHFGSLQPAHT
- the bshA gene encoding N-acetyl-alpha-D-glucosaminyl L-malate synthase BshA, giving the protein MKIGITCYPTYGGSGVVATELGIELAARGHQIHFITSSQPFRLTGREANIHFHEVSVSTYPLFEYPPYDLALATRMAEVADFYSLDLLHVHYAIPHSVSALLASQMIATHTMVARRRRLPFITTLHGTDITLVGLDPSYLPITRFSIEQSHGVTAISSHLADRTREAFGVTNEIEVIRNFVNCDLYSRKPELVAQMRPRFAAENEHLFVHLSNFRPVKRVLDVVEVFARVSRVLPARLMLIGDGPDRSAAEQLALRYGVQDRIHFLGKQDEVHDLLPLADLMIMPSQMESFGLAALESMACSVPAIATRVGGVPELIDDGVTGLLFEIGDVDRMAEAAIGLLQDKPRLQAMSAAARRTAQDRFCTTRIIPLYEDYYRRVLERNA